The following proteins come from a genomic window of Solwaraspora sp. WMMA2065:
- a CDS encoding bifunctional diguanylate cyclase/phosphodiesterase — MAEQSDPAADPPGGRPPGVAAVARAWAKAVTGTSYLPLAQEQLEAFLGDLTVRLVTALRAEPFTVRVGYQVGSDLVAAHIASAEGLGRTIEVLDLRLLRDLDIDDPDMPDRMARLLGSIATGYTRALRDRTLDEQETIRRAALVAREQAEIALRESEARYRHRATHDPLTDLPNRSLFTQRLDDVFSTAGRTGGDGRRLGVCFVDLDGFKIVNDTLGHHIGDLLLVSVAERLRRGVGEHLVARIGGDEFVILVADTTCTDDVLKVAEAALAAIGEPVVVDGHELTVTASIGIVERTVAGTTPSEVMRAADVTLHWAKSAGKGRWALFDPVRNDRQLARYALSAAMPTALDRGEFFLDYQPLVALAGGALLGVEALVRWRHPTMGVLGPDRFISLAEDSGLIVRLGSWVLAEACREARRWLDRSANAPFVSVNLAVRQVNDPGLVRYVTEVLADTRLPAGRLQLEITESALMSTADGPVRTLRELADLGVRIAIDDFGTGYSNLSYLRSLPVHELKLAGKFVEGLRASAGTDRTDESILLTLVTLAHTLRLTVTAEGVETAGQAERLRAIGCDAAQGWHFGRPGPADGITERLG, encoded by the coding sequence GTGGCTGAGCAGTCCGACCCGGCCGCCGATCCGCCCGGTGGACGGCCACCGGGCGTCGCCGCCGTCGCCCGGGCCTGGGCCAAAGCGGTAACCGGGACCAGCTACCTGCCGCTGGCCCAGGAGCAGCTGGAGGCGTTTCTCGGCGACCTGACCGTACGGCTCGTCACGGCACTGCGCGCCGAGCCGTTCACCGTCCGGGTCGGCTACCAGGTCGGCTCGGACCTGGTCGCCGCGCACATCGCCTCGGCTGAGGGGCTCGGCCGCACCATCGAGGTACTCGACCTGCGACTACTGCGCGACCTGGACATCGACGACCCGGACATGCCGGACCGGATGGCACGGCTGCTCGGCAGTATCGCCACCGGCTACACCCGGGCACTACGCGACCGCACCCTGGACGAGCAGGAGACCATCCGCCGCGCGGCGTTGGTCGCCCGGGAGCAGGCCGAGATCGCGCTGCGGGAGAGCGAGGCCCGATACCGGCACCGGGCCACCCACGACCCGCTCACCGACCTGCCCAACCGGAGCCTGTTCACCCAGCGGCTGGACGACGTGTTCAGCACGGCGGGTCGTACTGGCGGGGACGGACGCCGACTCGGCGTCTGCTTCGTCGACCTCGACGGCTTCAAGATCGTCAATGACACCCTCGGCCACCACATCGGGGACCTGCTGCTGGTCTCGGTCGCCGAGCGGCTGCGCCGTGGCGTCGGCGAACACCTGGTGGCCCGAATCGGTGGCGACGAGTTCGTCATCCTGGTCGCCGACACCACCTGCACCGACGACGTGCTCAAGGTCGCCGAGGCCGCGCTCGCCGCGATCGGCGAACCGGTCGTCGTCGACGGTCACGAGCTGACCGTGACCGCCAGCATCGGCATCGTGGAGCGCACGGTCGCAGGCACCACCCCGAGCGAGGTGATGCGGGCCGCCGACGTCACTCTGCACTGGGCGAAATCGGCGGGCAAGGGCCGGTGGGCGCTGTTCGATCCAGTGCGCAACGATCGCCAGCTGGCGCGGTACGCGCTGTCCGCGGCGATGCCCACCGCTCTCGACCGGGGCGAGTTCTTCCTGGACTACCAGCCGCTGGTCGCGCTCGCCGGCGGCGCGCTGCTCGGCGTCGAGGCGCTGGTCCGCTGGCGGCACCCTACGATGGGGGTACTCGGTCCGGACCGGTTCATCTCCCTCGCCGAGGACTCCGGGCTGATCGTCCGGCTCGGATCGTGGGTGCTGGCCGAAGCCTGCCGGGAGGCCCGGCGCTGGCTGGACCGCAGCGCGAACGCCCCGTTCGTCAGTGTCAACCTGGCTGTGCGGCAGGTCAACGACCCCGGTCTGGTCCGGTACGTGACCGAGGTACTCGCCGACACCCGGCTACCGGCCGGCCGGCTGCAGCTGGAGATCACCGAGAGCGCCCTGATGAGCACCGCCGACGGACCGGTCCGTACCCTGCGCGAGCTGGCCGATCTGGGCGTACGGATCGCCATCGACGACTTCGGGACGGGCTACTCCAACCTGTCCTACCTCCGCTCGCTGCCGGTGCACGAGCTGAAGCTGGCCGGGAAGTTCGTCGAAGGGCTCCGTGCCTCGGCAGGCACCGACCGCACCGACGAGAGCATCCTGCTCACCTTGGTGACGCTGGCCCACACGCTGCGGCTGACGGTCACCGCCGAAGGAGTGGAGACCGCCGGGCAGGCCGAGCGGCTCCGGGCGATCGGCTGCGACGCCGCCCAGGGCTGGCATTTCGGCCGTCCTGGACCAGCCGACGGGATCACCGAACGACTCGGCTGA